In the Arachis ipaensis cultivar K30076 chromosome B04, Araip1.1, whole genome shotgun sequence genome, CCAAACCTGCTACCTCTGCTTTCAGCGACGACGAGCATAGGAGAAGGCGCGCGACTGGGTTTCGTATGGTTCTGTTTGGTTCTGCCACCTGCGAAGCGAGGCCAGGAAGGCGGTGACTGAGCTTGTAACAGTGAGGACACAGAGCATGACGAGCCTGATTCCAAAACGGTGAGTGCTAGACCGAGAGAGAAGTGACACACCGGAGACGAGAGTGGCGTGAAAGAGGTGAGAGAGCTTGAGGGAGAGAGTAGCGAGAAAAAGAACCCAGAAGAGAGACGTTGAGGACATTTGAGGTTGGGGGTGAGGTTGGGGTGTCaggtattaaaaaaaataaataaataaacacaacCTGGATCGGGTTAAATTAACCAGCCAAGTCACTGGGTTTAATGAAAATTTGTCGGGTCGAACCAGGTCTCACTGGGTCTGCTACATAGTCGGTTCAATGAGTGGTTTGGCCCGGTCAAGTGACCAGATGACCGGGTTTCTGATCGAACCGATCAGGTCGAACTGGGTTTGATAACAATATTAACTACCTTCATCAAGTCAATGTTGACCTTATTAATGgtctttttttatttcatttttcattttttttcttttttttttaccattcGGCCAGCTTCACTATTTTTTATTGGGCCGTGGTTCGAAATTTTgcgaaataaattttaaaataatcagAAAAACCTGTTTAGCAAAAATCGGATTTTTACTGAAGATTCCTTTAAAAAATGACTGGGATCAGTCTATCCCACCTTGTCAAACCCTACGATTTCGGTGAAGTAGGTTTTGCGAGTTTAAAATCTCACTCCAATTCGCCTTTTGGCAGTTTTAGTAGGTTAACTCGACGAATTCGATCCGCTTTGCCAGAACTAAGGATTCAATTTTCACTATAGTGCCGTAATTCTTTCATTTTGATTGTTATCTTTCTCTATCTCAACTGTCAACATAGTAAGTTTATGTCAAAGAAGATTTTTAATTCCATCTTGGGTTTAACTGTTTAAGAACTCTTTTATTCGATTTTAATTTGATCGACATATTAAAAATGTCCTTATTAATACCTTTAATAATTTACTAATAATAATGAGATTANNNNNNNNNNNNNNNNNNNNNNNNNNNNNNNNNNNNNNNNNNNNNNNNNNNNNNNNNNNNNNNNNNNNNNNNNNNNNNNNNNNNNNNNNNNNNNNNNNNNNNNNNNNNNNNNNNNNNNNNNNNNNNNNNNNNNNNNNNNNNNNNNNNNNNNNNNNNATATAATTGAAATATATTTAAaacattataaatttttttattaatatgtcatattttctaaaatttattATCAAAATGCCACCCTTTTGAAATTAATTACTAAATGTCAATTTTTTGCTAAGGTGGTAGTagatttgttattttattttataaaaacgctatttgtataccaaaatcagtcactaatatatttgtgtataaatatatgtgtagtttaatttatttttaagggCAAATGATTTTATTAAACCTAATGGATTTCAATATGTCCTGAATGTtccaaataaaaaaatgcaacgCCAAAGTCCCAAACcacatttctatataaatcgaattgagtGAATTCGATTTAGTGAAACATGTAGTAAATCGGATGAAATTGATTTGAATTAGGTAAAAAACGAAGTTCaactaaaataaaatcaaatcaattcGATTTAAAGTTCTCCTACTAAATCGAATTAAGTAGGATCGATTTAAAGATGAACTTAAATCAAATCAATTCTATTTATGAATGAACGTAAACCGAATCGATTAAATTCGATTTACACATGCACCAACGTTAGAGTAAATCGAAGTTAAATGTTTTAATTTTTACAAAGCAATGTGGTATATAAAAACGAGCTCTTACATGAAATTTTGTAAAAGAGTGAGATTCACAATGGCTAGTGATCAGAGTTTTGTAGCTCTTGTGCACTATAGAGGGTCCATTAAGAAGAAAACGCGATCAGGAATTAAGTTCACCGACAAGAACCCGCTGAGTGTTTTTCTCAAACCTTCGACCAGTTTCGCTGAGTTTAAGAATCATATACTCCAGAGACTAGGACTGCATGGCGTGAAACGGGTGGAGAAGTTGTTCTATAGAATTCCGATTTTTGTGTTACGCGATGATGTAAAGTATGATTCATTCGTTATTAGCAGTGATGAAGATATGCAAGTGCTGTTTCATTGTCGCCGTCAGTTTCCTAAGGTGAGGACTCCAGAGTTATTGGCGAAGCTTGTGGATGTGGCATCTAGTTCCGGAGGTTCGAACAAGAATCTGCACTCCATAGGACATCTAGCCAGCTCTAGTGCATTGCCTGTTGGATCCTCATCAGCATTGCCGGTGATTGCACCCGAGCCTGATTTAGTGGCTTCACCATCCTTTGTCGTCAATCTGAATCGCATCAATGGCCTCCTTCAGCCAAATCCACTCACACTGGCTAGATCATGTCCCAACACGCTGCCTCCTAGCAACTCTACAGTTGTCTGGAACATCAGGCAACTGGTCCATGTCCGGGACTTGTCCGGGGCCTCGCTTAATCACCTGAGCTGGTATCGCAGCTACCCTAAGGTCAGCTAGGATGAGCTCAGGCGATAAAAACCTCCTGCCATGCTGATACATGATGTAGGACCAAACGTGGTTTCGGAATTTTACAAAATAGGTTTTTCGTTACAAGTATAGCTCCGAACCAACAATTGATCCAAATCAAAATTTAATCCAAgatattgtcacaattcaaatcaatttaaCCGACAGTATTTAGACTCCCAGGTCGTTAtccctaggaactagtgacaaAGAGCGCATAAAATTGGTTGTGAGAGGCAAAGGGTGTTCAATGATAAAGaagcaaacaactaaagaaaTCAAAGAATGattcaaaattataattaataaactaataaaggaataaagtaactatgtatgtaatatagacaagtaatgctataaagtgatggaaaagtggttcaaaacatgaatgaaaccttgacttgggatgagtaatggaatcccttccttgccataaccacaactatgataattatgatggattaatctcactaagtcaacccttaacatcgaaggataggtcaagtgagcataattgtcattaatccacaaatcctagctaacttaccaaattaattggtaaaaagctagcgttagtggaaataataacaactaacaacccaagaattatcactaaatgttggacattatggctctagtaatccataaactcattttccccaagccaaggggtggaaattaccccataatcaaaattggcatttcatcaaacatatagtgggcataaacataaaacatggtaAAATTGGGAAAATGATGAAACTTATGAACCACAAATGATCACAATCAACAATAATAACTCAAACAAACCTAAAAtaaccatcaaacatcaaattcctCAACTAGAAgtccaaaattgcaaaactatgtatatattgacaaAGGGAATTAAAGTGTAAGAAAATGTAGAACAAATAGTGTAATAAAgagagaattaaagaaatacttacaataaaATTGCTAGGATCCAAAATCAAAACTTGAACTATAAAATCCTACAAACCCTAATCAAGAACCATAAGGAAATTGAGAGAAGAAACCTAAGCTAAACTAtcctaaaactactcctaaagTGTATTCTATGAAGTATGGTCATGTATGTTATGATGTGTGGTTGCTTCCCCCTTCATATATCATCCAAAATCAGCTTCAGCCTTccagaaatgggccaaaaagtcCTCAAAATCacgagccacgtgactttttaatgaagtcacgcgctgGTACCTGTACGCACACATGCTAATTTTTCTCCTGCGCATACGCACAGAAGTTGTGCAtaggcacacttgctgatttccaTTCTGTGCATGGGCACAGCTTGTGTGTGGGCACAGGTGCTGATTTTGACCtttgtgcgtgggcacagaagGTGTGCGTGGGTttttgtgatgaaatccactcaaatcaaaccaaaatatatcgtcaaatatggattcatcaattcccccacacttagacaatagcatgtcctcatgctaatcatgATCAAAGGAGAAGTATAGAAGGACATGCAACTTATTTAATGCATCTACCTACATGCATGTATACTATATACTATTTATATTTATCTATACTATCTATAGTTTCCTATTGATATGGTGAGGACAAACAATTAAATTCCCAAGTAAGAgtatatctctctctctctctctctctctctctctctttctatatatatatatatatatatataatgtattATGAGTTTGGTGAAAACAAACCAACGAATTCCAAGCAAGAGCATAGACATCTAGGGCTCAGCAAAGAAACGGCTCAATGCAATCACAATCTAGAGAATTGATTTAGctcatcaaaatgaagcaacttgcaagaatacatgataagaagtatggaaacatagagttgagtgatcgaaccctcattaggtgtgtatacactctcaacgctcggtgttttagggtttaatcactcaagtctccttctaatcatgctttcaaggatttgcttttcatctaacaatcaacaaatatgtgATGCGTGAGTGCAGGTATCATGGGATCTTTAGAGGGATGTAATGGAGTTAGGGTTAAGGTATGAtaaatatggctaagtggactaaggaattggatctttgattaactcAAGTGCCCCACTCAACCTATATTAACCAAATAGCAAAATATGCAACCTAACTTCCCATAATCACACTTTTTATACACATTCATGCATCTTTTTCATCCAAATCCACATAtacattttttattcatttttttctttgggataacttttgtcccaccttattattattattattatttcattttttttctttttctttttctaggacaaatgcatatggttaaagcaaattgatacatgaatgtgcatctatttttccaaattttcaatgaataccCTAAAAATACTTTTATGTCTCTACCGATGCTTCCTAAAAttccccccacacttaaatgaaacacactcCTCAACTTAAGCTAATCAGAGATGCAATTTAAGGtaattcatggtttttcgcttggagttgtgatgtgctaacaattaaaacaaaggggattaaaaatctcaaaaggggttaacaaaggtagatgcaagggtaagttcatatgggtgagtgagtctaattcaaaaatggtctcaatcatgctaaatgcattcaaaatatcaaacattgaaaataaaaaatcaagcaaagccaagattacaatcatagaaggagcatagcacacaatgaacaaaatttgtggttataatgtgtaaccactcattaaggCTCAACAACTTACAAGGTTGTTTTGTTCTATCACTCTTCTATGTTTCACaaaaaattcattcaagcaagtttttaaaaacaatttttccaaatcaattccaTAGATCGCCCTAGAAACAAAATTCTTGGAGATCTTTGTTGttttttaccaaaattatttcctatatatgtatgtatgtatgttgtgatggatgcaaagttttcaaaatttcttagttcttctcctaattttcaacatcacaaaaaactaacatgaacaattaggatcaaaatTGAACTAAGCAttatgctattcacatcatccaattaCAACCAATATCTATAAGCTATATATCAAGCAAAAGCAAAAATGCCAAAAGCAATAACTAGAAATaaactaagatatatatatataccaaaagaaaaaatgcaatgcaacagtTAAAAACGctccaaatatctacaagaaacataatcaaagaaaacaaaaataaagtgcaaagtattCGGAAAAGAAAATTTACGCCCCAAAAAATagcgaatcctcccccacacttaagcgttgcatggtcctccgtgcacgaacacaATCCGGGGAGAATGGCTCTAAAGCGCTCCACCTTCAGCTGACGGATGCGGGGCTCGGGTTGCATGGAAATTTCCAAGTTTAATGCATTCTCGGCATCTCCATCCTCAgtgtcctcctcctctcccgGATCCTTGTCGTTATGTCTTGATAGCAAGAATTGTATTGGTTAggaatttctcaatgaaatctcgttgcaagcatagctccaaactaacTAACAACTCACATCAAATTTAGTTTTGGTTTtatcacatgtacaaaccccaataaaaatttaaccgaagtatttagacctcggttcgtctcacaaggaattgcaatgaagtggtcaattattggctatgaaggaatatGGGGGTTTGATTTGTAAAAGGGACGagaaattaaatgggcaagaAAGTAGatggcaagaaaattaaatcaagtatgcaattaaagaaagcaatcaataaagagagacattcatggcaaagattgagaatataaactttctatcctagtcatacaatgattaattcatcctatttagtcaactccggcaaatggaagaaggtatcatgtcatcttcacatagggagaacgtcaaacaagactagttaatcatatcacaataataaacaagaatttatcctattacgtcatccccgacgatggaagaaggtatcatattatcctcacactcgaagaaagtctaataagactagctaatctcaatctaaaagtcctaatcaacttactaattgaattagcaaaagattagcgtcattggaaacaatattagctaacaactctagatcaccaacatagattgggttttcatgactcaagattgcctaattactcttttcaagccaagaatactcaaagagctactctaacatccaaccaagcattttgtcaaacacttggaaggcataaaaggaaagcatggtaaatgtgcaagaaatagtaaaatctaccaactaccaattgcaaggaaagtaaaatttacaactcaaatcaacaataaaagagacatcaaacatcaaatttcattaaaggagattcaaatccaacatgagtgcatgaacataagagaggcatgaaagtaaaattaacaagagaaccaagaagaattgaagcattagaacaagaaattttaaagaaaacaagatgaaatcaagtaatcaaatgTAGATCttagagaaattaacctaatcctaacctaattctagagagaagatggagcttctctctctagaaaactaactaaaggctcatcatgactaactaagtgttCTCCCCTttgtccaagcttgaattctgcatgaaagaacctcatgaatgagttggatttgggcctgggcaactcagaaattgccctcagcgttttcactttaatgaggtaaCGTGCGagtatcgacgcgtatgcgtgggtcacgcgtacgcgtcgcttggcatttttccatccacgcgtacgcgtacgcgttgccatgCGACTTCATATCTACGTGTgcgcgtccgtcacgcgtgcgcgtccatgaatgcactccaaatccttgtttttccataAGTTCTCCATAttgcatgctttcttcttcactcatttgatccattcctatcccttttcaacctgaattcactaacaaacacatcaaggcatctagtagaattAAAGGTGAAtaaaaattaccaatttaagggcctaaaaagtatgtttttacacttaagcacaaaatcaaggagaattacaaaactatgttgtttcattgaataaatgtggcaAAAGGTGATAAAAAATCCCCCCAAATTAAGTAcaggataaaccacaaaattgaggtttatcaaacctccccacacttaaactaagcatgtcctcatgctaaactcaagaaagaaacaaagggtatcaacatttatttaaTGTAAACTACCTAGATGCAActtatctaaatgcaactatctatatgaatgcaatcaCTTAGTCAAAACAAATCACTTCCAAGGAAACATAtgtaagcataagggctaaagcactAGGAATCaattcaaaccaaaccaaacctacaattgtattgaattatcaaaaagattttacaaacttgcatgaagaagaatgatcatggtgaaaacatgtaattgagcaatcgaatcctcaccggatgtgtattcgctctagtcactcaagtgtttggggttgattcactcaattctctcctaatcatgctttccaagatttatttttcatctaacaatcaacaattatccgatgcatgcatacaaatatcatgagagctttcccataggttgtaatagggctagggtcaaggtagggtcatatatggttaagtggactaaaatttgaatctttgattaacctaaactttccacctaacctatataacgaCCTATACAATTTagaagctaacctaactacccattcttcacttttctacacactcatgcattctcttttggattacaactcatatgcattgattcttattgagcttTATTTGGGCCATTTTGTCCCcttcttattgcttttcttttttttctttttttatatatataattttttattttgtattatttattattttttttttgcaataaagtatatacaaaagtatcaatgcatatggttttacatttaatgcaTGTGTATGTgctcaattcccaaaattttgacaaaaaatgTAAAGATACACTttcatcccaaccaatgttctcaACTCTCCCAAACTTGAatgataagcactctcactagcctaagctaatcaaagatccaaacaagggacatatattgtttttcacttaaggcttgtaatgtgctaacattaagaacaaatgggttaagtatAGGCTCAAATTTGGTTACAATGGAAGacaaaaggtaggctatttgggtaagtgagctatttgaaacaatggcctcaatcatataagtgcatgtatacacaaaataatagacatatagaatccaacaaatcaaagattacaatcatagaaagagaataatgcacacaagaatgaaaataagtggttatatgatgtaactacaccattaagctcaaatctcacatgcttgtattcttagctcaaaaacatgatccacaatgtgtataattcaagcaagttctaaaaaaaaaattttaatcaattggggtgccctaaagatgaatttcttggaaaatatcatgattttgactaagcttaatatatacatatacaatgcaaccaaaaatcctaaaagacctaaaattgagatgcaaaagtgttgggattagaaatttgtcacccaaaaaatTGCTgagtggtcggacgacctccccacacttaaaagtttgcaccgtcctcggtgcactcaaagatgagcaaggggtacgacgactttcctagttgccaccttcagctggtgggtcaaccggttgctgcgtgttcttctcccgcttccatttttgcttatggggACTCCTCCATAAAAAATAGAAAGGAGGATAGTAAGAAAaataaatgcaaaagcaaggaagcgtaaatTGTTGGGATAAGGTAAaaaccactagaatggagtgagtgaattattgtgacattgatgaaaaataggtgtgtgggtcctagattgcatgcggtttagaactcacaccctagtatttaaaagccatgtcacaattatacaataGAAAGCATACGCTTCacttattctagtgtgcttgagatacttcaaaagacttgtaagttaagataagcaaacaagtaataaagaagcatgaaagcatccaagcaattaatcaagcaattgtgaaatagATAATGGATGGACATTGgttgatgtgtaagtaaacttagtgaacaaaatggtatatgaaacttatACAACACTCAATGagacatattgaagttgttgcaacacctaagtgacataaggGTGGAAGacatgggtgctatggaacttagaaaaGAGACGTAAGagttaaaatcaatcacatagcaagcatggtccacaaagcttgaaaagctcaaaaatatatcACCAGGTAAGCTTTTGATCCgatttcacaattccaaaatctcaatgcatgaaataggtgatgttcAATCCTAAACAAGCACcctaaaaaaaatgcattgataatgtacaattgcctaacaatggatgatggaATGCATGgtagccaaaacatgcaattcaaaagagttaagaagcttaaaggcaatgtaacatgtacttggtattcacaaatgttgaacatgaaaactcaaaaccaagtaccCAAATGTGTCCTaaacaaagaaatccaacaatgaaaattaaaaacaatgatgttaaaagaacatctcatcaataatcagcagcaagaaatagtaacaagattaataatccaacacttataatgaaaaatagaaaaataacaaaaaaaattaaactaaataactactaatcaactaactaaaagaaatggttataagtggtgtttggtagtgttggatgatggttgaagagGGGAAAGaatagaagagaagaaagaagaaggcaagaaatggaaagaagagaagaaaagaagaaggttgATGCAGCgtaatccacgcatacgcgtagagGGGCGCGTAAGCGTGGTGAGGTGAAAtggaatcgacgcgtacgcgtaggtcacgcgtacgcgtaggtcacgcatacgcgtgggtagagttgtgcctcaggcacaaagtTAGCATGAGGCGGGCACAACTTTCGATTTCATGTATGGAGGGGTGAAACTTCTGgaaccatgcgtacgcgtggggcacgcgtgcgcgtggatggtcgaagaTACttgggccacgcatacgcgtgggctggtgctctgttttttaaaagtttttctatatttttgcaccaaaccaagcattcaaaacctccaaacaactaccaaaatatcataaaaccttatttaacatcctagactcccaattaaactcaaataATCAAGCTACGCCTTTTAAGACTCCCTCTCCTATACAGAACCTCGGTCACACACCATAGCCATCTTTATGATTGGGTTCTGGATGTTGGACACGTCGATCAACATGATCCAGGTCCCCAGTTGAGCCTTCTTTGGTGACCTTATTGCTAGTGACCAACAAAAAACCTAACAAGCAAACACGCTCTTCGCATTCTTTATGGCAGTAGGAAGCGTGCTAGGTTAATTGGCCACGTTCCTTCATAGATTCTTGACTAAGTTGCCAAACTCAATGCAGCTGCACAGAATATTGCAATGCTCATCATTGGCAGGGTCCTACTTGGAGGAGGCATTGGCTTTGGCAACCAAGTTGTACCCTTGTATCTTTCTGAAATGGCTCCGACAAGGAATCGAGGAGTAGTCAACCAACTCTTTCAGTTCACAACCTGTTTTGGAATCTTGGTTGCAAACCTCATCAACTATTTTACTAACGAAATACATCCCCATGGATGGAGAATCTCGCTGGGCTTGGCAGTTATTCCGGCACTTCTGATGCTTGTTGGAGGTATTTTCTGTGCCGAGACACCTAACAGTCTTGTGGAACAAGGAAGATTCGACGAGGCAAGAAAAGTATTGGAGAAAGTAAGAGGGACTAAGAATGTTGATGTCGAATATCAAGATCTTGTTGAAGCCAGTGAAGAAGCACAGGCTGCCACTAGCCCCTTTAGGACACTCCTGAAGAGGAAGTACAGACCCCAACTTGTGATAGGAGCCTTGGGGATTCCAGCATTCCAGCAACTAACTGGCAATAACTCCATCCTCTTTTATACTCCTGTCATTTTCCAGAGTATTGGGTTTGGTTCTAATGCGTCACTGTTTTCATCTTTTATCACCAATGGAGCTCTCCTCGTCGCCACAATCATCTCAATGTTTTTAGTCGACAAGTTTGGTAGAAGGAAGTTCTTTCTGGAAGCTGGTTTTGAAATGATATGCTGCATGGTAAGTATTATTGCTTGTTTATGCTGCTGTCCTAGTTGTTTATGCTGATTAATTGCTTATTGGACCCTCTGGTTTGGTTGATTTTCAGATTGCTACTGCTGTAGCTTTGGCTCTGGATTTCGGACATGGCAAAGAACTTTCTAAAAGCATCAGTTACTTTCTTTTTATTGTGATATTCTTATTTGTGTTAGCTTATGGAAGATCTTGGGGTCCACTAGGATGGTTAGTTCCTAGAGAGCTCTTCCCATTGGAGATAAGATCAGCAACACAGAGTATAGTAGTGTGTGTCAACATGATCTTCACTGCACTTGTAGCACAGTTGTTCCTCATGTCACTTTGTCACCTCAAATATGGGATCTTCTTGCTGTTTGCTGGCTTAATTGTCTTCATGAGTATGTTTATCTTCTTCCTCTTGCCGGAAACAAAGCAAGTTCCAATTGAAAAAAATTATCTCCTCTTTGAAAACCACCGGTTCTGGAAGAACATTGTAGGACAAAGGGACCAACACCATGGGAAGACAGCTGCTGTTTAAGAGCCTCAATGAAGTtatgtgatgaacggataatttatacgctttttggcattgtttttaggtagtttttagtaggatctaactacttttagggatgtttttattagatttcatgcaaaaatcatatttctagactttactatgagtttgtgtatttttctgtgatttcaagtattttctggctgaaattgagggatctgagcaaaaatctaattcaggctaAAAAatgactgttgatgctgttggattctgacctccctgcactcgaagtggattttctggagctacagaactccaaatggtgc is a window encoding:
- the LOC107636249 gene encoding sugar transport protein 14-like, translated to MDGHWLMFAKLNAAAQNIAMLIIGRVLLGGGIGFGNQVVPLYLSEMAPTRNRGVVNQLFQFTTCFGILVANLINYFTNEIHPHGWRISLGLAVIPALLMLVGGIFCAETPNSLVEQGRFDEARKVLEKVRGTKNVDVEYQDLVEASEEAQAATSPFRTLLKRKYRPQLVIGALGIPAFQQLTGNNSILFYTPVIFQSIGFGSNASLFSSFITNGALLVATIISMFLVDKFGRRKFFLEAGFEMICCMIATAVALALDFGHGKELSKSISYFLFIVIFLFVLAYGRSWGPLGWLVPRELFPLEIRSATQSIVVCVNMIFTALVAQLFLMSLCHLKYGIFLLFAGLIVFMSMFIFFLLPETKQVPIEKNYLLFENHRFWKNIVGQRDQHHGKTAAV